The Thermomonospora amylolytica sequence TGGTCACCGCCTCCTTGCGGCGCGGCGCCGGGGTCGGCTTCCACGCCGGGTGGCCGGGCAGGATCACGGCGGGGGTCACCACCGGGGGCCGCCCGGGCGCGTGCGGCCCGCCGGCCGCGCGCAACGGGCGCGAACCCGAGGGAGCCGGGGTGGGGGTCGGCCGGGCGGCGGGTCCGCGCCCGCCCGTCCCGGCGGCGCCGCGCACGCTGTCGGACGAGGCCGCCACGGCGAAACCGATCGCCCCCAACGTCCACAACAACCGGCGCCGCGTCGGCTCCTTCAAGTCCATGGCCAATAAAGGTATAGGGCGTTTTACCGTCACACCGGCGTGTTCGGCACAGATCGGGCGACGGCGCCCCGGGAAGGCCCGGAACGTCCCCGGGCGAAGGTGAAGGAGGACGATGGCGACGCCCGTGGTGGGGGTGCCGCTGGCGGTGGTGCTGCTCGCGCTGACCGCGGTGGCCGCGCTGCTGGTGCGGGCCGGCGGCATCGGCGCGGCCCGGGAGGTGGCGGTGGCGGCCGGGCGCGCCGCGGGCCAGCTGGCCGCGGTGTCGCTGCTGATCGCCGCGGTGCTGCGGAGCGCGGGCGCCACGGCCGCGTTCGTCGCGCTGATGCTGGTGATCGCCGCGGTCACCGCCGCCGGGCGGATCGCCGGGCGGCGTTCGGCGAGGGCGGCCGGCTGGTCCGGGCTGGCCATCGCCGCCGGGGTCGGCCCGGTGCTGGCGCTGGTGGTGCTGTCGGGGGTGGTGCCGGCCCGGCCGGTGGCGGTGCTGCCGATCGCCGGGATCCTGATCGGCGGGGCGATGACCGCGACCGCGCTGACCGGCCGCCGCACGCTGGACGAGCTGCGCACCCAGCACGGCGAGTACGAGGCGGCGCTGGCGCTCGGGCTGGTGCCCCGGGACGCGGCCCTGGAGGTGTGCCGTCCGGTCGCGGCGCTGGCGCTCGTCCCGGCGCTGGACCAGACCCGCACGGTGGGGCTGGTGACGCTGCCGGGCGCGTTCGTGGGGGTGCTGCTGGGCGGGGCGAGCCCGGTGGAGGCGGGCGCGACGCAGCTGCTGGTGCTGGTCGGGCTGCTGGCGGCCGAGGCGGTCTGCGTGCTGGCGACCCTGGAACTGGTCGCCACCGGCCGGTTGCATGAGGCCGAATGAGCGGGCGGCCGGAGTAACGGCTTTCCAGGCGCATGGGGTGAGGAACGGTGTACGCCTGCTCCGGCCGCCTGCTCCCTCCGGAGTGCCCCTTGCCGTCCCGGCGGTCCGGGGGCGAGTCGGGCCGCGGTCCGGCAAGGGCTTCGACGATAACTCGCGGTATGAAATGCGTGAAGTGACTCACTGTCTACAGTTATTCACAACATGTGTCAGCTTTGGCGGGTCACTCGTTCACGCGTTCCGTGCGGTCGTCCCGTCACGCGGGCGGTGTGCGCGCCGACGCTCCGTGCGCGGTTCCGCAGTCTTGCCGTAACTGCGAACCGTTCGCAATAGTGGCGGCATGGTGTCCCGCCGGGCGGCGCCTCCCGGACCGGGGTCATGCTCAGAACACGTCCCGCACGGTCCGGGAGGCGCCGCCCCGTTCTCTCGGCGGAACGCATCGTCATGGTCTCTCGTTGACCGGGTACGGAAGCGCACGAGAACGCTTCCGCCGACCCCCGGAAGGGGAGGACGACCATGGCCTCGATCGTCACGAAGATCAGGCGCTTCCTGCACACCCCGCAGGGCCGCCAGGCCCGCGCCCACGCCGAACGGCTGGCCCGCGACCCCCGCGCCCGCGCCAAGCTCCGCGGCCTGATGGGCAAGCGCGGCGCAGGCGGCCGCCGCCACTGAGGAACCACGCGCCGGGGCCGGTCCGGGGACCGCTCACCGGCCGGCCCCCGCCCCGACTGCACCCGGTAGGTGGTGGCGCGGCGCCCGTCCAGCGGCCCGGCCTGCGCCAGCACGAACGCCCCGGTGCAGATGGAGGCGATCCGGGCGCCCCGGGCGGCGGCCCGCCGCAGCGCCTCCAGCACCCGCGGGTCGGCGTCCGTGCGCGCCCCCGTCCCGGTCACGATCACCGTGTCGGCCTCGTCCACCGCCTCCAGGCCCAGCGGCACCACCACCCGCAGCGGCCTGGCACGTGCCCGGCGTCGCCACGATCAGCGTCCGGGAACTCGCCGCCCGGCCGGCCGAGGTCACCGGCTCACCGCCGGCCTGATCGGCGGGCCGCCGCGGTGAGCCCGTCCCCGGAGCGACGGATTTCCCGGGCCTCCCTCTCCAGTGCGGCGGAACTTCTCCGCCCTGCGGCGGAGTCAAAGGGGTGCGGTGTCCCGGTATGGTCCGAAGACCCGGGGAAAGGCGGGGCTGTGGAGCCTGGAGCGGTACTGGACGGCAAATACCGGCTGGTGCGACGGCTGGGCCAGGGCGGCATGGGCGAGGTGTGGGCCGCCGACGACCTGTCGCTCGGCCGGCGGGTCGCGGTCAAGATCGTGCTGTCCAACCTGGGCATCGACCAGGAGCTGATCCGGCGGCTGCGGCGCGAGGCGCAGGCGGCGGCGTCGCTGCAGCATCCGGGGATCACCGTGGTCCACGCGATGGGCGAGCACGAGGGGCATCCGTTCTTCGTGATGGAGCTGCTGGAGGGCCGCGACTTCGGGGCGCTGCTGGAGGCGCACCCGGACGGGCTGCCCGTACCGCACGCGGTGTCGCTGGTCAGGCAGGTCGCCGAGGCGCTGGCGTACGCGCACCGCAAGGGCGTGGTGCACCGCGACATCAAGCCCGCCAACCTGATGGAGCTGGCCGAGGGCGGCGTCAAGATCTGCGACTTCGGCATCGCCCGGTTCGCCGACGCCGCCTCCGACCTCACCCCGATGGGCATCATCGTGGGCACGCCCCCGTACACCGCCCCCGAGCAGTACCGGGGCGAGCGGGGCGACGAGCGCTCGGACCTGTACTCGCTGGGCTGCACCCTCTACGCGCTGCTGACCGGCCGTCCGCCGTTCACCGGCCCGTCGATGGCGGCGTTCATGAACCAGCACCTGCGCGAGGCCCCGCCGCAGCCGACCGCGTTCCGGCCGGACGTCCCCCCCGAGCTGGAGGCCCTGACCCTGCGGCTGCTGGCCAAGGACCCCGCCGCCCGGCCCGCCATGGCCGAGGTGCTGGCCCGCCTGACCGCCCTGGCGGCACCGGTCGCACCGGTGATGAGCCCGCCCGCCCCGACCCGCCCGTTCGCCGCGGCCCCGCCGCCCGGCCCGCCTCCGGGTCCCCCGCCGGGCCCGCCGCCCGCCCGGGCGGCCGAGCCGCCCCCGCCGGCGGTGCAGGCGATCAACGGCGCCGTCGCCCGCCTGCAGGGCCGTCCCGCCCGCACCGTGACCCGCGTGTGGAACGCCGTCGCGTCGGCCGTGGGCTGGCTGCTGCGGGCCCCCGGCGGCGCCGGCCGTGACGTGGATCCCGCGCAGCGCCGCGACGGCGTCGGCCTGACACTGGTCATCGCCGCGATCACGCTGGGCGGACTGCTGTGGGCGCGGACGGAGACCACGTTCACGACGGCGGTGGCGGACCTGCTGCGCGGTGCGTTCGGCCTGTGCGCCTATGTGCTGCCCATCGCGGTCGCGCTGCTGGCCGCGCGCGTCTTCCGCCGTCCCGAGCGCCGTACCGGCACCATCCGCATCCTGGTCGGCTCCGCCATCATCGGCCTCGGCGTGCTCGGCGTCATCCACGCCGCCGCCGACAGCCCCGACCCCTTCACCGGCATGGACCAAGTGCGCGGGGCGGGCGGCGTCCTCGGCTGGCTCGTCGGCGCCCCTCTGGAGTCGGCCCTGACCGCGTGGGCCGCGATCCCCCTGCTGCTGGCGGTCGGCGGTCTCGGCGTCCTGGTCGCCACCGCCACGCCGCTGCAGAGCGTCCCCGACCGCCTCGGCCGCGTGCTCGGCTTCCTGGCCGGCGGCGGCGACCGCGAGCCCGGGGAACGGAACGCGCAACAGCCCTGAGGGAGCGTTCACCCCAGCCCGCGGGCTGGAGTTTTGTCATGGGATGCGACGACCGGCTCAGGTAAGCCGATTCCTGAGATAAAGTTCGTTGGTCTGGGCTTTAGTTGCAGCGTGGAAACTATTCGGCGGCCAGGGTCGGCTGCCGGGAGACGGTTGACGGCGCCGTCTCCCGGCCGGCGAGCCGGACAGGGTGGGGACATGAGTGAAGCTGCGGTGAGCGAGCGGACCGGCGGGACGGTCGGCGAGGCCGAACTGCGGCAGCTTCTGGACGGGCTGACCGCGGTGCGCGACGGGGACTTCGGGACCCGGCTGCCCGACGACGCCGACGGGCTGATGGGCGAGATCGCCACCGTGTTCAACGGGATGGTGGACCAGTTGTCGCTGTTCACCTCCGAGGTGACCCGGGTGGCGCGGGAGGTCGGCACCGAGGGCCGGCTGGGCGGCCAGGCCGAGGTGCACGGCGTGGCCGGCACCTGGAAGGACCTGACCGACTCGGTGAACGCCATGGCCAAGAACCTGACCACCCAGGTCCGCGACATCGCCCAGGTGGCGACCGCGGTGGCCAAGGGCGACCTGTCGCAGAAGATCGACGTGGACGCCCGCGGCGAGTTCCTGGAGTTGAAGAACACCGTCAACACGATGGTGGACCAGTTGTCGTCGTTCGCCGACGAGGTCACGCGGGTGGCCCGGGAGGTGGGCAGCGAGGGGCGGCTGGGCGGTCAGGCCGACGTCAAGGGCGTCTCGGGCACCTGGCGCGACCTGACCGACTCGGTGAACTTCATGGCCGGCAACCTCACCGCCCAGGTCCGCAACATCGCCCAGGTCACCACCGCCGTCGCCAGGGGCGACCTGTCGCAGAAGATCACCGTCGACGCGCGCGGCGAGATCCTGGAGTTGAAGAACACCGTCAACACGATGGTGGACCAGTTGTCGTCGTTCGCCGACGAGGTCACGCGGGTGGCCCGGGAGGTGGGCAGCGAGGGGCGGCTGGGCGGCCAGGCCGACGTCAAGGGCGTCTCCGGCACCTGGAAGGACCTCACCGAGTCGGTCAACGTCATGGCCGACAACCTCACCGCCCAGGTCCGTTCGATCGCCCAGGTCACCACCGCCGTCGCCAGGGGCGACCTGTCGCAGAAGATCCGGGTCGACGCGCGCGGCGAGATCGCCGAGCTGAAGGAGACCATCAACACGATGGTCGACCAGCTCTCGGCGTTCGCCGACGAGGTGACCCGGGTGGCCCGCGAGGTCGGCACCGAGGGCAACCTGGGCGGGCAGGCCACCGTCCGCGGGGTCTCCGGCACCTGGAAGGACCTCACCGACAACGTCAACGTGATGGCCTCCAACCTGACCGGCCAGGTCCGGTCCATCGCGCAGGTGGCGACCGCGGTGGCGCGCGGCGACCTGTCGCAGAAGATCACCGTCGAGGCCAAGGGCGAGGTCGCCGCGCTCGCCCAGACCATCAACACGATGGTCGACACCCTGTCGGCGTTCGCCGACGAGGTGACCCGGGTGGCCCGCGAGGTCGGCACCGAGGGCATGCTGGGCGGCCAGGCCCGGGTCCCGAACGTGGCCGGCACCTGGCGCGACCTGACCGACTCGGTGAACTTCATGGCGCACAACCTGACCAGCCAGGTGCGCAACATCGCCCAGGTCACCACCGCCGTCGCGCAGGGCGACCTGACCAAGAAGATCGACGTCGACGCGCGCGGCGAGATCCTGGAGCTGAAGAACACCATCAACACGATGGTCGACCAGCTCTCCTCGTTCGCCGCCGAGGTCACCCGGGTCGCCCGCGAGGTGGGCAGCGAGGGCCGGCTGGGCGGCCAGGCCGAGGTCGAGGGCGTCTCGGGCACCTGGAAGCGGCTGACCGAGAACGTCAACGAGCTGGCCGGCAACCTGACCCGGCAGGTCCGCGCCATCGCCGAGGTGACCAGCGCGGTCGCCGAGGGCGACCTGACCCGGTCGATCACCGTGGACGCCTCCGGCGAGGTCGCCGAGCTCAAGGACAACATCAACTCGATGGTCCGGTCGCTGCGCGAGACCACCCGGGCCAACCAGGAACAGGACTGGCTGAAGACCAACCTGGCCCGGATCTCCTCGCTGATGCAGGGCCACCGGGACCTGTCGGTGGTCGCCGCCCTGATCATGGACGAGCTGACCCCGCTGGTGCAGGCCCAGGTCGGCGCGTTCTACCTGGCCGAGGAGACCCCCGACGGCGTCGAGCTGGCACTGCTCGGCTCGTACGGCTACCCGGCGGGCGGGGACCGGCCGGACCGGTTCCGGCTGGGCGAGTCCCTGGTGGGGCAGGCCGCCCGCAGCCGCCAGCCGATCATGGTGGACGAGATGCCGCCCGGCTACCTGACCGTCTCCTCCGGGCTCGGCGAGACCCTGCCGACCAGCCTGGTGGTGCTGCCGATCGTGGTGGAGGACCAGGTCCTCGGGGTGATCGAGCTGGCCTCGGTGCACCGGTTCACCCCGGTGCAGCGCGACTTCCTGCAGCAGGTGCTGGAGACCATCGGGGTCAACGTCAACACCATCATCGCCAACGCCCGCACCGACGAGCTGCTGGCCGAGTCGCAGCGGCTGGCCGCCGAGCTGCAGGCCCGGTCCGAGGAGCTGCAGATCCGGCAGGAGGAGCTGCAGCGCTCCAACGCCGAGCTGGAGGAGAAGGCCGCGCTGCTGGCCAGCCAGAACCGCGACATCGAGGCCAAGAACCTGGAGATCGAGCAGGCCCGCCAGGAGCTGGAGACGCGCGCCCAGCAGCTCGCGCTGGCCTCCAAGTACAAGTCGGAGTTCCTGGCCAACATGAGCCACGAGCTGCGCACCCCGCTCAACAGCCTGCTGATCCTGGCGCAGCTGCTGGCCCAGAACCCCACCCGCAACCTCACCCCCAAGCAGGTGGAGTACGCCAGCATCATCCACTCGGCCGGTTCGGACCTGCTCCAGCTGATCAACGACATCCTGGACCTGTCCAAGGTCGAGGCGGGCAAGATGGACGTGCAGCCCGAACGGGTCAAGCTGCGCCATCTGCTGGACTACGTCGAGGCCACGTTCCGCCCGCTGACCTCGCAGAAGAGCCTGAGCTTCAAGATCACCACGGCGTCCGGCCTGCCGGTGGAGCTGTACACCGACGACTCCCGGCTGCGCCAGGTGCTGCGCAACCTGATGTCGAACGCGGTGAAGTTCACCGAGAGCGGCGGGGTGGAGCTGCGGATCGAGCCCGCCGACCAGGCCGAGCTGCCCGCCGCGGTCCGCGCGCACGGCCAGGCCGTCGCGTTCCGGGTGACCGACACCGGCATCGGCATCGCCGAGCACCAGCTCGACTCCATCTTCGGGGCGTTCCAGCAGGCGGACGGGACCACCAGCCGCAAGTACGGCGGCACCGGGCTGGGCCTGTCCATCAGCCGGGAGATCGCCCACCTGCTGGGCGGCGCCATCCACGTCGAGAGCACGGTCGGGGAGGGCAGCACCTTCACCCTGTACCTGCCGGTCGCCCGGCCCGACTTCGTGGCGTCGGCCGCCGACGCCGACGACACCGGGACCGAAGGGACCGAACCGGACGAGCCGCCGGCCGAGTCCGTCGTCGTCGCCGAGCCCCAGCCGGCCCGGCAGCGCCGGCTGCTGGTGATCGAGGAACGGGCGCACGGGCTGCTGTCCCTGGTCGCCGAGAGCGCGGTGAACGACCTGGGCGAGGCCGCCGGCGGCGGTCCGGCCGGTCCGGTCGAGGTGGTCGGGGTGGTCGGCGCCCAGGAGGCCGCCGCCGCGCTGGCCGCCGAGTCCTGCCACTGCATCGTGCTGCAGCTGGACATGCCCGGCGGGGAGGCGATGACGTTCCTGGAGGCGCTGGACGGCGACCCGTCGCTGCGGGGCGTCCCGGTGCTCGGGCACAACAACCGGCGGCTGGACCCGGCGCAGGAGCGGGAGCTGGCCGAACGCGCCCGCAGCCGGCCGCTGGAGCTGCTGTCCAGCCTGGACGAGCTGCGCGAGCGCATCACGCTGCACCTGTCGGCCGACGAGCCGGGCAGCGTGCTGCCGCTGGTGCGGCCCGAGGAGCCGCAGCAGCCGGCGTTCCGCGAGGTGGACGGGTCGCTGGCGGGCCGTACCGTGCTGGTGGTCGACGACGACGCCCGCAACGTGTACGCCATCACCAGCATCCTGGAGCTGCACGGGATGACCGTGCTGCACGCCGAGAACGGGCGGGCCGGGATCGAGCTGCTGACCGCCAACCCCGGCATCGACCTGGTCCTGATGGACGTGATGATGCCGGAGATGGACGGTTACGCCGCCACCGGGACGATCCGCCGGATGCCCGGGTACGCGGACCTGCCGATCATCATGGTGACCGCCAAGGCCATGCCCGGCGACCAGGAGAAGAGCCTGGCGTCGGGGGCCAACGACTACGTCACCAAGCCCGTCGACGCCGACGACCTGATCGCCCGCATCCACCGCTGGCTGAACGTCTGAGTCCCCGGCCGATTGGAGCGATGTCGTGTACACCCCCCAACGGTCCGGGCCGCCCGAGCCCGCGTCCGGCGAGCAGGCCGAGGGCGGCCTCGGCCGGCTCGCCGAGACCGTGCGGCGGCTGCGGCGGCAGATCGAGCAGGCGCACGCCGCCGCCGACGGCCGGTCGCTGATCGAGCTGGCCACCGGCGTGCTGGTGGAACGGCTGCGGTGCGGGCCGGCCGAGGCCGCCCGGCAGCTCGACGCGCTGGCCGCCGAGTCCGGCCGCACCCCGCTGGAACTGGCCGCCGAGATCGTCGACCAGGCGGCGCAGGACCGGCTGACCGAGGCGGCCCGGGAGTTCCTCACCCGCACCGTCACCGCGCGCTCCGGCGTGGCGGTCCGGCTGCGCACCGCCGAGGTGGGCGCGCTGGCCGCCCCCGACACCCAGGCCGCCGCCCAGTCGTTGCTGGAGAACGCGCTGGCGCCGCTGGGCGCCAACGCCGTCGCGGTGTGGGCGGCCGGTCCCGACGCCTCGCTCACCCTGGCCGGATGGGCCGGGTTCTCCGCCGAGGAGCCCGGCCGCTGGCGGTACGTCCCGCCGGGCGTGGCGACCCCGGCCCGCCATGCCCTGATGGACCGGCGGACCCGCTGGTACCCGCTGCTGTCCCAGGCGGGGCTGCCGTCCATCGGCCACCGCGAACTGCCGGACGGCGGCCGGGTCGTGGTGCCCGCCGGGACCGGCGGGCGCATCCTCGGCGTGCTGGAGATCTGCTGGCCGCACCGGCTGGAGCCGCAGCCGCCCGCCATCGAGCGGCAGGTCGAGGCGCTGGCCGAGCTGTGCGCGCACACCCTGGAGACCCGGCCCGCGCCCGTGCTCAGCCCGCTGCCGCCGTGGACGCCGGAGGCCGACCGGGGCCTGGTCGAGCTGGTGGACCTCGCCGAGGGGCTGTACGACCCGGCCCTGGTGCTGACCCCGCACCTGGACGCCGAGGGGCGGCTCGCCGACTTCCGCATCCACCACGCCAACGGGCGTTTCGTCGACCCCGCCGGACGGCCGCGCAGCGCGGTGAACGGCGCGCTGCTGCTGGAGTCGTACCCGATGGCCGCCGGGGAGAGCGGGCTGTTCGAGAACGTCGCCCGGGTGCACGCCACCGGGGAGCCGTTCCGGGCCGAGCGGATGACGCTGACCGCCCTGGTCGGCCAGGTGCCGGTGGCGGGCACCGCCGACATCAGCATCAACCGGCTCGGCGACGCCGTCCTGCTGATCTGGCGGGTGGAGGACGAGGCCGCCCGGCTGGCCCGGCTGCTCCAGCACGCCCAGCGCCTGATCCGCCTCGGCGGCTTCGAGGAGAACGCCCTCAGCGGCGAGATCACCTGGAACGAGCAGCTGTTCGACCTGTTCGGGCTGTCGGCGGGCGACGATCCGGTGCCGCTGCGGCTGCTGCCCGAGCACGCCCACCCCGACGACGACGACGCCATCGGCCGTTTCCTGCGTGCGGTGCTGCACCAGCGCCGCCCGGCGTCGGCGGCGTTCCGGATGCTGCGCCCGGACGGCATCACCCGGCACATGCGGGTGATCGCCGAGCCGGTGCTGGACGCCCAGGGGCATCTGCTCGCCGTCCGCGGCGCCTACCAGGACGTCTCGGCGCAGCACTGGACCGAGGTCGCGCTGGCCGCCACCCGCGACCAGCTCGCCCAGACCGAGCAGCATGCCGCCGAGCGCAACCGGCTGGCCCGCCAGCTCCAGCAGGCGATCATGCCGCCCTCCCGGGGCCCGGTGGACCTGCTCGGCCTGCACATCGCCACCCGCTACCGGCCCGCCGAGAAGGACCACATGGTCGGCGGCGACTGGTACGACGCCGTGACGCTGCCGTCCAAGCAGGTCATGCTGTGCGTCGGCGACGTGGCCGGCCACGGCATCGAGGCGGCGACCGACATGGTCGTGCTGCGCAACGCGCTGCGCGGCCTGGCCACCACCGGCGCCGGTCCCGCCCAGCTCCTCACCTGGCTCAACCAGGTGGCCCACCACCTGACCGACAACGTCACCGCCACGGCCCTGTGCGCCCTCTACGACCCGGGCACCCGCACCCTGCGCTGGGCGCGTGCGGGTCACCTGCCCCCGGTCCTGGTCCGGGGCGACGAGGCGGCCCCCCTGCCCGCGGTGCCGGGCCTTCTGCTGGGCGCCCTGGCCGAGGCCGACTACGAGGAGGCCGAGCTCCAGCTCGAGCCGGACGACATCCTGCTGATGTACACCGACGGCCTGGTGGAGCGGAGGGACCGTTCGGTGGAGGAGTCGCTGCAGCACCTGCTCGACAACGCCAGGACCCCCACCGCCACGCTGGAACAACGGCTGGACCACATGCTGACGCACAGCAACGCCGACACCGACGACGACACCTGCCTCATCGGCGTCCGCCTGCTGTGACACCGGGCCGGCGGTCGGCCAGGAGCCGCCGGGAGCGTCGTCGGCGCGTTCCACCTGCTGATCGGCCACGGCGTCCTCGGACCGGTCATCGCGTTCCGTCCCGAGCCGGTGCGCGACCGGGGCCAATGGGCCGTCGTACCGAAGGCCGGGCGATCGCCCGACCTTCGGTACGACCATTCGCCCGCCATTCCGAATGGCGTGGACGTCGTTTGTCGCGAGGGAAGTTGATATATTATGCGACGGCTTTCTCGATGCCGGGCGGATCGGCCGGCGCGCGGCAGGGCACCGATGGCGGGGCATACCCGGGGATCTGCTCGGATACGGGTTCACAGCATTTCGGACGGCAGTGCGCCCGCCAGTAAGAATGGTGTTCGGTCGCTCGATGGGATCGGCCGGGAACGGCCGGATCCGATCCGGCGGCATCCCCCTCTTGACGATCAGGGATTCAGGCGGGAGGGTACCGCTGGAAAACGACGGGACGGGGGCCCGCTGGACTGCAAGGAGCTCAGCGTGGAGCGTGAAATCGCATCCGAAGGGCGGTCGCCGTCGAGCGGCCCGCAGCCGTTCCTCCGCCGTTCCGGCCGGGCGGGTTGATGGCGCGGCCGGAACGGCCGGGCCGACGCCCGGCGTCCACCCCCCACCGGCCCAGGCACGCCCGGATCGCTCCGCGGCGCCGCCCGGTCGACGGATCCCTGGCCTCCCTCGGCGGGGTGACCGTCATGGCGGTCGCGTTCCTGCTGGCGATCGTGTCGGTGGCGTCCGACGACGAGGGCACGCCCGTCACGGCGCCGGCCCTGCCGTCGTCGACGCCGCCTCCCCCGCCGAGCTCGTGGGCGTCGCCGACCCCCACGCCGTCGGCGAGCGAGAGCGAACCCGACGCCACCGAGACGG is a genomic window containing:
- a CDS encoding ABC transporter permease, whose translation is MATPVVGVPLAVVLLALTAVAALLVRAGGIGAAREVAVAAGRAAGQLAAVSLLIAAVLRSAGATAAFVALMLVIAAVTAAGRIAGRRSARAAGWSGLAIAAGVGPVLALVVLSGVVPARPVAVLPIAGILIGGAMTATALTGRRTLDELRTQHGEYEAALALGLVPRDAALEVCRPVAALALVPALDQTRTVGLVTLPGAFVGVLLGGASPVEAGATQLLVLVGLLAAEAVCVLATLELVATGRLHEAE
- a CDS encoding DNA translocase FtsK 4TM domain-containing protein, which gives rise to MEPGAVLDGKYRLVRRLGQGGMGEVWAADDLSLGRRVAVKIVLSNLGIDQELIRRLRREAQAAASLQHPGITVVHAMGEHEGHPFFVMELLEGRDFGALLEAHPDGLPVPHAVSLVRQVAEALAYAHRKGVVHRDIKPANLMELAEGGVKICDFGIARFADAASDLTPMGIIVGTPPYTAPEQYRGERGDERSDLYSLGCTLYALLTGRPPFTGPSMAAFMNQHLREAPPQPTAFRPDVPPELEALTLRLLAKDPAARPAMAEVLARLTALAAPVAPVMSPPAPTRPFAAAPPPGPPPGPPPGPPPARAAEPPPPAVQAINGAVARLQGRPARTVTRVWNAVASAVGWLLRAPGGAGRDVDPAQRRDGVGLTLVIAAITLGGLLWARTETTFTTAVADLLRGAFGLCAYVLPIAVALLAARVFRRPERRTGTIRILVGSAIIGLGVLGVIHAAADSPDPFTGMDQVRGAGGVLGWLVGAPLESALTAWAAIPLLLAVGGLGVLVATATPLQSVPDRLGRVLGFLAGGGDREPGERNAQQP
- a CDS encoding HAMP domain-containing protein — its product is MSEAAVSERTGGTVGEAELRQLLDGLTAVRDGDFGTRLPDDADGLMGEIATVFNGMVDQLSLFTSEVTRVAREVGTEGRLGGQAEVHGVAGTWKDLTDSVNAMAKNLTTQVRDIAQVATAVAKGDLSQKIDVDARGEFLELKNTVNTMVDQLSSFADEVTRVAREVGSEGRLGGQADVKGVSGTWRDLTDSVNFMAGNLTAQVRNIAQVTTAVARGDLSQKITVDARGEILELKNTVNTMVDQLSSFADEVTRVAREVGSEGRLGGQADVKGVSGTWKDLTESVNVMADNLTAQVRSIAQVTTAVARGDLSQKIRVDARGEIAELKETINTMVDQLSAFADEVTRVAREVGTEGNLGGQATVRGVSGTWKDLTDNVNVMASNLTGQVRSIAQVATAVARGDLSQKITVEAKGEVAALAQTINTMVDTLSAFADEVTRVAREVGTEGMLGGQARVPNVAGTWRDLTDSVNFMAHNLTSQVRNIAQVTTAVAQGDLTKKIDVDARGEILELKNTINTMVDQLSSFAAEVTRVAREVGSEGRLGGQAEVEGVSGTWKRLTENVNELAGNLTRQVRAIAEVTSAVAEGDLTRSITVDASGEVAELKDNINSMVRSLRETTRANQEQDWLKTNLARISSLMQGHRDLSVVAALIMDELTPLVQAQVGAFYLAEETPDGVELALLGSYGYPAGGDRPDRFRLGESLVGQAARSRQPIMVDEMPPGYLTVSSGLGETLPTSLVVLPIVVEDQVLGVIELASVHRFTPVQRDFLQQVLETIGVNVNTIIANARTDELLAESQRLAAELQARSEELQIRQEELQRSNAELEEKAALLASQNRDIEAKNLEIEQARQELETRAQQLALASKYKSEFLANMSHELRTPLNSLLILAQLLAQNPTRNLTPKQVEYASIIHSAGSDLLQLINDILDLSKVEAGKMDVQPERVKLRHLLDYVEATFRPLTSQKSLSFKITTASGLPVELYTDDSRLRQVLRNLMSNAVKFTESGGVELRIEPADQAELPAAVRAHGQAVAFRVTDTGIGIAEHQLDSIFGAFQQADGTTSRKYGGTGLGLSISREIAHLLGGAIHVESTVGEGSTFTLYLPVARPDFVASAADADDTGTEGTEPDEPPAESVVVAEPQPARQRRLLVIEERAHGLLSLVAESAVNDLGEAAGGGPAGPVEVVGVVGAQEAAAALAAESCHCIVLQLDMPGGEAMTFLEALDGDPSLRGVPVLGHNNRRLDPAQERELAERARSRPLELLSSLDELRERITLHLSADEPGSVLPLVRPEEPQQPAFREVDGSLAGRTVLVVDDDARNVYAITSILELHGMTVLHAENGRAGIELLTANPGIDLVLMDVMMPEMDGYAATGTIRRMPGYADLPIIMVTAKAMPGDQEKSLASGANDYVTKPVDADDLIARIHRWLNV
- a CDS encoding SpoIIE family protein phosphatase, with amino-acid sequence MYTPQRSGPPEPASGEQAEGGLGRLAETVRRLRRQIEQAHAAADGRSLIELATGVLVERLRCGPAEAARQLDALAAESGRTPLELAAEIVDQAAQDRLTEAAREFLTRTVTARSGVAVRLRTAEVGALAAPDTQAAAQSLLENALAPLGANAVAVWAAGPDASLTLAGWAGFSAEEPGRWRYVPPGVATPARHALMDRRTRWYPLLSQAGLPSIGHRELPDGGRVVVPAGTGGRILGVLEICWPHRLEPQPPAIERQVEALAELCAHTLETRPAPVLSPLPPWTPEADRGLVELVDLAEGLYDPALVLTPHLDAEGRLADFRIHHANGRFVDPAGRPRSAVNGALLLESYPMAAGESGLFENVARVHATGEPFRAERMTLTALVGQVPVAGTADISINRLGDAVLLIWRVEDEAARLARLLQHAQRLIRLGGFEENALSGEITWNEQLFDLFGLSAGDDPVPLRLLPEHAHPDDDDAIGRFLRAVLHQRRPASAAFRMLRPDGITRHMRVIAEPVLDAQGHLLAVRGAYQDVSAQHWTEVALAATRDQLAQTEQHAAERNRLARQLQQAIMPPSRGPVDLLGLHIATRYRPAEKDHMVGGDWYDAVTLPSKQVMLCVGDVAGHGIEAATDMVVLRNALRGLATTGAGPAQLLTWLNQVAHHLTDNVTATALCALYDPGTRTLRWARAGHLPPVLVRGDEAAPLPAVPGLLLGALAEADYEEAELQLEPDDILLMYTDGLVERRDRSVEESLQHLLDNARTPTATLEQRLDHMLTHSNADTDDDTCLIGVRLL